A single Pristis pectinata isolate sPriPec2 chromosome 6, sPriPec2.1.pri, whole genome shotgun sequence DNA region contains:
- the LOC127571851 gene encoding ubiquitin carboxyl-terminal hydrolase 7-like, giving the protein MVRRYYNSVDNVSQLKKKRMGSVLNKQAPDFNACEGHVGLKNQGATCYLNTLLQTWFMTPEVSECIASVNSNTAFVCELKKIFKDLEGREKTCLGTDKLTRILKINVYQQCDIEVCFRNMITKLCTEMDEDHNILKFYQIFMVQSMKCSLCRNLVEVDFPLLDLPLHLHSADSADLDFHTANLFTPAYIFFQPIVHS; this is encoded by the exons ATGGTAAGAAG ATATTACAACTCTGTCGATAATGTTTCACAGCTGAAGAAAAAAAGGATGGGCAGTGTTCTCAATAAACAAG CTCCAGATTTTAATGCATGCGAAGGCCATGTTGGGTTGAAAAATCAGGGGGCCACATGTTATCTGAACACATTGCTTCAAACATGGTTCATGACACCAGAAGTCAGCGAATGCATTGCCAG TGTCAACTCAAATACTGCTTTTGTATGTGaactgaaaaaaatattcaaggatttaGAAGGCAGAGAGAAAACTTGTTTGGGAACAGATAAGTTGACCAGAATCTTGAAAATCAATG TTTATCAACAGTGTGATATTGAAGTATGTTTCCGCAACATGATTACCAAACTGTGTACTGAAATGGATGAGGACCATAACATTCTGAAG TTTTATCAGATCTTTATGGTTCAATCCATGAAGTGTTCATTGTGCAGAAATCTTGTCGAGGTTGACTTCCCCCTCCTGGATTTACCGCTACACCTTCACTCGGCTGACTCTGCAGATTTG GATTTTCACACTGCTAACCTGTTCACTCCTGCATACATATTCTTCCAACCAATAGTACACAGCTAA